The following proteins come from a genomic window of Leishmania major strain Friedlin complete genome, chromosome 3:
- a CDS encoding conserved hypothetical protein (previous protein_id=AAM69044.1): MQVLSEATPMTNGEVYALLRRRRDERNAARHPPFGLQPVLADSHQRAAVATGAAAATAVAPSAPASASAISRAASVMSHNSVGQHSGSKAAPAGAIESAASAAAASTASILASPSSVHLVVLLTEVTMLNYIANHSSLLLESARPTPAGVRVRTCTPRDVYGPTSVYNRVVGTEGRSDAAVGASATAAGSLLDAELVSSCYAKLASHRPGTRGHVRGVEELLEHFEEVGRAQERLYAAGVRRAVQQLWRRRLWVPAEGLYPPPSPPFATTAPSLSNGSALVKAEPVAEEDVDGTAEAVQRLSQDKAARQSGAGETNHDAEGAQPTNASHLVTPLLLEPTPLWGPAARNGGGKGSVDGGAATASMAHSPLSYHVQLQLQQASRSLLSEAEVLQLVVGRPQRALDVYRLLDDVDDRLQYREEAVNAFVEAVTGVFAE, translated from the coding sequence ATGCAGGTTCTGTCGGAGGCGACCCCCATGACCAACGGTGAGGTGTACGCcttgctgcgccgtcgccgcgatGAGCGAAACGCGGCGCGGCACCCACCCTTTGGACTGCAGCCCGTGCTCGCCGACAGCCACCAGCGTGCGGCGgtcgccaccggcgctgcggcagcaaccgcgGTAGCGCCATCAGCACCGGCGTCCGCGTCAGCTATATCAAGAGCAGCGTCGGTGATGAGCCACAACAGCGTCGggcagcacagcggcagcaaggcAGCCCCGGCAGGGGCCATTGAAAGTGCTgcctccgcagcagcggcgtcgaccgCCAGTATTCTCGCCTCACCTTCCTCCGTACACCTGGTCGTGCTCCTCACAGAGGTGACCATGCTCAACTACATTGCAAATCACTCCTCTCTGCTGCTTGAATCAGCAAGGCCGACGCCGGCTGGCGTGCGAGTGCGCACGTGTACGCCGCGCGACGTGTATGGGCCTACGTCGGTGTACAACCGGGTCGTCGGCACCGAAGGTCGAAGTGATGCCGCTGTAGGGGCGTCGGCAACGGCCGCGGGCTCGCTGTTGGATGCGGAGCTCGTGTCATCGTGCTACGCCAAGTTGGCCTCCCACCGCCCAGGGACACGCGGACACGtccgcggcgtcgaggagctgctggagcactTCGAAGAGGTGGGGCGTGCGCAGGAGCGCCTCTACGCGGCAGGAGTGcgccgcgcggtgcagcaactttggcgccggcggctgTGGGTGCCGGCGGAGGGCCTGTACCCGCCGCCATCTCCACCGTTCGCAACGACAGCACCGTCGCTGAGCAACGGTAGCGCGCTGGTGAAAGCCGAGCCGgtcgccgaggaggacgttGACGGcacagcggaggcggtgcagaggTTGTCGCAGGACAAGGCAGCCAGGCAGAGCGGTGCTGGAGAAACGAACCACGACGCCGAAGGTGCGCAGCCCACCAACGCGTCGCATCTGGTgacgccgttgctgctcgaGCCTACTCCGCTGTGGGGCCCAGCGGCGAGGAACGGTGGTGGCAAGGGTAGCGTAGATGGCGGTGCGGCTACCGCGAGCATGGCGCACAGTCCGCTCAGCTATCACGttcagctgcagctgcagcaggcgagtCGGTCTCTGCTGTCGGAGGCCGAAGTGCTCCAACTCGTCGTAGGCCGGCCGCAGCGTGCACTGGACGTGTACCGACTGCTGGACGACGTCGATGACCGTCTGCAGTACAGGGAAGAGGCGGTGAACGCCTTCGTGGAGGCCGTGACTGGCGTCTTCGCCGAATGA